From the Arthrobacter sp. PM3 genome, one window contains:
- a CDS encoding amino acid ABC transporter ATP-binding protein encodes MSDFASGSLTGKNLHLSFGSNHVLRGIDLHVEKGTTASVIGPSGSGKSTLLRVMNRLIEPDQGDILLDGRSVLKDNPDELRQRIGMVFQQFNLFPHKTVVDNVSLALRKLRKLPAEQARAEALEQLDLVGLKHKADARPANLSGGQQQRVAIARALAMKPEVMFFDEATSALDPELVKGVLALMTDLAKGGMTMVVVTHEMGFSRNVSDTVTFMDGGVVVESGPPEQIFTNPQTERLQGFLSDVL; translated from the coding sequence ATGAGCGACTTCGCCTCCGGCTCGCTGACCGGCAAGAACCTGCACCTGTCCTTCGGCTCGAACCATGTCCTGCGCGGCATCGACCTGCACGTCGAGAAGGGCACCACCGCCTCGGTGATCGGCCCCTCCGGGTCGGGCAAGTCCACGCTGCTGCGGGTCATGAACCGCCTGATCGAACCGGACCAGGGCGACATCCTGCTCGACGGCCGGTCCGTCCTGAAGGACAACCCGGACGAGCTCCGGCAGCGGATCGGCATGGTGTTCCAGCAGTTCAACCTGTTCCCGCACAAGACCGTGGTGGACAACGTCTCGCTGGCGCTGCGGAAGCTGCGAAAGCTCCCCGCCGAGCAGGCGCGCGCCGAGGCGCTCGAACAGCTGGACCTCGTGGGCCTCAAGCACAAGGCCGACGCGCGCCCTGCCAACCTCTCCGGCGGGCAGCAACAGCGCGTCGCCATTGCCCGCGCCCTGGCCATGAAGCCGGAGGTGATGTTCTTCGACGAGGCCACCTCCGCGCTCGACCCGGAGCTTGTCAAGGGCGTCCTGGCGCTGATGACCGACCTCGCCAAGGGCGGCATGACCATGGTGGTGGTGACGCACGAGATGGGATTCTCCCGCAACGTCTCGGACACCGTCACGTTCATGGACGGCGGCGTCGTGGTGGAATCCGGCCCGCCGGAGCAGATCTTCACCAACCCGCAGACCGAGCGGCTGCAGGGTTTCCTCTCCGACGTGCTGTAG
- the hemL gene encoding glutamate-1-semialdehyde 2,1-aminomutase: protein MTSSMPRNEELFDRARQLMPGGVNSPVRAFGSVGGTPRFMVSAKGAYLTDADGADYVDLVCSWGPALLGHAHPEVLAAVHAAVDRGLSFGASTPDEANLAAIVKERVPAAERVRMVSTGTEATMTAIRLARGYTGRNLVIKFAGCYHGHLDGLLAAAGSGLATLALPGSAGVTAATAAETLVLPYNDLAAVEAAFAKHGDSIAAVITEAAPANMGVVTPGEGFNAGLSRITREHGALLILDEVLTGFRTGYSGYWGLTGGAADAADPWAPDLLTFGKVIGGGMPTAALGGRAEVMDYLAPVGPVYQAGTLSGNPVAMAAGVATLTHATPEVYSFVDARSLELSAALSSALDAAGVDHSIQRAGNLFSVAFGTGARGVHNYDDAQGQDVFRYAPFFHSMLDSGVYLPPSVFEAWFLSAAHDDAAMNRIFDALPAAAKAAAAAKA from the coding sequence ATGACTTCCAGCATGCCTCGCAACGAGGAACTCTTTGACCGCGCCCGCCAGCTGATGCCCGGCGGCGTGAACTCACCCGTGCGCGCCTTCGGGTCGGTCGGCGGGACGCCGCGGTTCATGGTGTCCGCCAAAGGCGCCTACCTCACCGACGCCGACGGCGCCGACTACGTCGACCTCGTCTGTTCCTGGGGCCCGGCGCTGCTGGGACACGCCCACCCGGAGGTCCTCGCCGCCGTGCACGCCGCCGTCGACCGCGGCCTGTCCTTCGGCGCGTCCACGCCGGACGAGGCGAACCTCGCCGCGATCGTCAAGGAACGCGTCCCGGCCGCCGAACGCGTCCGGATGGTCTCCACCGGCACCGAAGCCACCATGACCGCCATCCGGCTGGCCCGCGGCTACACCGGCCGGAACCTCGTCATCAAGTTCGCCGGCTGCTACCACGGCCACCTCGACGGCCTCCTCGCCGCCGCGGGCTCCGGCCTGGCGACCCTGGCGCTGCCCGGCTCGGCCGGTGTCACGGCCGCGACCGCCGCGGAGACGCTTGTGCTCCCGTACAACGACCTCGCCGCCGTCGAGGCCGCGTTCGCGAAGCACGGCGACAGCATCGCCGCGGTCATCACCGAAGCCGCCCCGGCCAACATGGGCGTGGTGACCCCGGGGGAGGGCTTCAACGCCGGCCTGTCCCGGATCACCCGCGAGCACGGCGCACTGCTCATCCTCGACGAAGTCCTCACCGGGTTCCGCACCGGATACTCCGGCTACTGGGGCCTGACCGGCGGGGCAGCCGACGCCGCCGACCCCTGGGCGCCGGACCTGCTGACGTTCGGGAAGGTGATCGGCGGCGGCATGCCGACGGCGGCCCTCGGGGGCCGCGCCGAAGTCATGGACTACCTCGCTCCTGTGGGTCCCGTCTACCAGGCCGGCACCCTCTCCGGTAACCCGGTGGCGATGGCCGCCGGTGTCGCGACGCTCACGCACGCCACCCCGGAGGTCTACTCGTTCGTGGACGCCCGCTCGCTGGAACTGTCCGCAGCGCTGTCCTCCGCCCTCGATGCCGCCGGCGTGGACCACTCGATCCAGCGCGCCGGCAACCTGTTCTCCGTGGCGTTCGGCACGGGCGCGCGCGGCGTCCACAACTACGACGACGCCCAGGGCCAGGACGTGTTCCGCTACGCCCCGTTCTTCCACTCCATGCTGGACTCCGGGGTCTACCTCCCGCCATCGGTCTTCGAAGCCTGGTTCCTCTCCGCCGCGCACGACGACGCCGCGATGAACCGGATCTTCGACGCCCTGCCGGCCGCGGCCAAGGCGGCGGCAGCAGCCAAGGCCTGA
- a CDS encoding LLM class flavin-dependent oxidoreductase has product MSAAPASGPALPAGPTAPVGPERILLGLNTFGDVGVFPDGHPVPHAQVLRQLLEQAELADEVGLHAFGVGEHHRRDFAVSAPEVFLAAAAARTKRIRLGSAVTVLSSDDPIRVFQRFATVDALSSGRAEVMLGRGSFIESFPLFGLDLADYDVLFEEKLELFDRVRAQEPVHWEGRTRPAIKGLSVYPPLEHHLLPAWIGVGGTPESVLRCAEYGYPIIFAIIGGQPRSFAPLAGLYREAMAKYGHPMQQMATHSPGHVAATDEDAREEFFPHWIAMRNRIGAERGWGPGSRTEFDAMCTPEGALYVGSPETVAAKIALLKKNLGVDRFDLKYSNGTLPHAAMMRSIELFGTEVAPRVSALLAGPAAG; this is encoded by the coding sequence ATGAGCGCGGCCCCGGCCTCCGGGCCCGCCCTGCCGGCCGGTCCCACCGCACCGGTGGGGCCCGAACGCATCCTCCTGGGCCTGAACACCTTCGGTGACGTCGGCGTCTTCCCCGACGGCCACCCCGTCCCGCACGCCCAGGTCCTCCGGCAGCTCCTGGAGCAGGCCGAACTGGCCGACGAGGTGGGCCTGCACGCCTTCGGCGTGGGGGAGCACCACCGCCGCGACTTCGCGGTGTCCGCCCCCGAGGTCTTCCTGGCCGCGGCGGCCGCGCGGACCAAACGCATCCGGCTCGGTTCCGCCGTGACGGTGCTCAGCTCCGATGACCCGATCCGGGTCTTCCAGCGCTTCGCGACGGTGGACGCCCTCTCCAGCGGCCGGGCCGAGGTCATGCTGGGCCGGGGATCGTTCATCGAGTCGTTCCCGCTGTTCGGCCTGGACCTGGCGGACTACGACGTCCTCTTCGAGGAGAAGCTCGAACTCTTCGACAGGGTCCGGGCGCAGGAACCCGTCCACTGGGAAGGCCGCACCCGGCCGGCCATCAAGGGCCTGAGCGTCTACCCGCCGCTGGAACACCACCTTCTGCCGGCCTGGATCGGCGTCGGCGGCACCCCTGAATCCGTGCTGCGCTGCGCCGAATACGGCTACCCCATCATCTTCGCCATCATCGGCGGCCAGCCGCGGTCCTTCGCTCCGCTGGCCGGGCTCTACCGTGAGGCCATGGCCAAGTACGGGCACCCGATGCAGCAGATGGCCACGCATTCGCCCGGCCACGTCGCCGCCACGGACGAGGACGCCCGGGAGGAGTTCTTCCCGCACTGGATCGCCATGCGCAACCGGATCGGCGCGGAACGCGGCTGGGGACCGGGCAGCAGGACCGAATTCGACGCCATGTGCACGCCCGAAGGGGCACTCTACGTCGGCTCCCCGGAAACCGTGGCCGCGAAGATCGCCCTGCTGAAGAAGAACCTGGGCGTGGACCGCTTCGACCTGAAGTACAGCAACGGCACCCTGCCGCACGCGGCCATGATGCGCTCCATCGAGCTGTTCGGCACCGAAGTGGCGCCCCGGGTGTCCGCCCTGCTGGCCGGGCCGGCCGCCGGCTGA
- the hemB gene encoding porphobilinogen synthase, with protein MSFPTHRPRRLRTIPAMRRLTAEHRLSAAELILPAFIREGLDEPNPIASMPGVQQHTTDSLKRAAAEAVELGVGGIMLFGVPAVRDARGTASLDPDGVLNKAIRDVRAEVGDDLVVMSDVCLDEFTDHGHCGVLDANGYVDNDATLEIYGRMAVAQADAGAHVLGPSGMMDGQVAVIRQALEDAGHANTAVVAYAAKYASAFYGPFREAVDSQLTGDRRTYQMDAANRREAILEVDLDLAEGADMVMVKPAMSYLDILADVAAMSPVPVAAYQISGEYSMIEAAAANGWIDRRAAITESVLGIKRAGANMVLTYWASELAGWLKES; from the coding sequence ATGAGCTTCCCGACCCACCGGCCGCGCCGGCTGCGCACCATCCCCGCGATGCGGCGGCTGACCGCAGAACACCGCCTCTCCGCCGCGGAGCTGATCCTGCCCGCCTTCATCCGGGAAGGCCTGGACGAGCCCAACCCCATTGCCTCGATGCCCGGGGTGCAGCAGCACACCACGGACTCGCTCAAGCGGGCCGCGGCCGAGGCCGTGGAGCTCGGCGTCGGCGGCATCATGCTCTTCGGTGTCCCCGCCGTCCGGGACGCGCGCGGCACCGCGTCCCTGGATCCGGACGGGGTCCTGAACAAGGCCATCCGGGACGTCCGCGCCGAGGTCGGCGACGACCTCGTGGTCATGAGCGATGTCTGCCTCGACGAATTCACCGACCACGGCCACTGCGGCGTCCTGGACGCCAACGGCTACGTCGACAACGACGCGACGCTGGAGATCTACGGCCGGATGGCCGTCGCCCAGGCCGACGCCGGCGCCCACGTGCTGGGCCCGTCCGGCATGATGGACGGCCAGGTCGCAGTGATCCGGCAGGCCCTCGAGGACGCCGGGCACGCCAACACCGCGGTCGTGGCCTACGCCGCGAAATACGCCTCCGCGTTCTACGGACCGTTCCGGGAAGCCGTCGACTCGCAGCTGACCGGCGACCGCCGCACCTACCAGATGGACGCCGCCAACCGCCGGGAGGCCATCCTGGAGGTGGACCTGGACCTGGCCGAGGGCGCGGACATGGTCATGGTGAAGCCGGCCATGAGCTACCTGGACATCCTCGCCGACGTCGCCGCCATGAGCCCGGTCCCCGTGGCGGCCTACCAGATCTCGGGCGAATACTCGATGATCGAGGCTGCCGCCGCGAACGGCTGGATCGACCGCCGGGCCGCCATCACCGAATCCGTCCTGGGCATCAAACGTGCCGGCGCGAACATGGTGCTCACCTACTGGGCGAGCGAACTCGCCGGCTGGCTGAAGGAGTCCTGA
- a CDS encoding uroporphyrinogen-III synthase, whose protein sequence is MGQESARTRDSARAPGSGTEASGDGALDGARILIARSPDRSGELVAALRRLGADPVLLPLIDFEVASDQHSLDVAFDALGAGAYNWLVISSVTTVQVLEAKAAERGSSLCAWLPGHVQVATIGPATRHILESRGVSVDLAPTAQQSGTGLLGIWPEGRSSVLLPQADIADPRLRRGLEARGASVQAVTAYRTVDYPADPRLGLPACQPPLEQPGAGQPADVLTLAAAKGEIRAGRLDAVVAASPSAARRIQADLAPLGTCRFVAIGRSTAAEADRLGLTVDAVAETPTASGLVAAVVRSQETADRRPAGRLPADRFPAEHRAKDNT, encoded by the coding sequence ATGGGACAGGAGAGCGCCCGCACCCGGGACAGCGCCCGGGCCCCCGGGAGCGGGACGGAGGCGTCCGGGGACGGGGCCCTGGACGGTGCCCGGATCCTGATCGCCCGCAGCCCGGACCGCTCCGGCGAACTCGTCGCCGCCCTGCGCCGGCTCGGTGCCGATCCCGTGCTGCTGCCCCTGATCGATTTCGAAGTGGCCAGCGACCAGCACTCCCTGGACGTCGCCTTCGATGCCCTCGGCGCCGGTGCCTACAACTGGCTCGTGATCAGCAGCGTCACCACCGTCCAGGTGCTCGAGGCCAAAGCCGCGGAGCGGGGCTCCTCCCTGTGCGCCTGGCTGCCCGGGCACGTCCAGGTCGCCACGATCGGTCCCGCCACGCGGCATATCCTCGAGTCCCGGGGTGTCAGCGTGGACCTGGCGCCCACGGCGCAGCAGTCCGGAACCGGGCTGCTCGGCATCTGGCCCGAAGGCCGCAGCAGCGTACTGCTCCCGCAGGCGGACATCGCCGATCCCCGGCTCCGCCGCGGCCTCGAAGCCCGCGGTGCCTCGGTGCAGGCCGTCACCGCGTACCGGACCGTGGACTACCCGGCGGATCCCCGCCTGGGGCTGCCGGCCTGCCAGCCGCCGCTGGAACAGCCCGGCGCCGGCCAGCCGGCCGACGTGCTGACCCTGGCCGCCGCGAAAGGCGAGATCCGGGCCGGCCGGCTGGACGCCGTCGTCGCCGCTTCACCGAGCGCCGCCCGGCGCATCCAGGCAGACCTCGCCCCGCTTGGCACCTGCCGGTTCGTCGCCATCGGGCGCTCGACGGCGGCCGAGGCGGACCGCCTTGGGCTCACCGTGGACGCCGTCGCCGAAACTCCGACGGCGTCGGGCCTCGTCGCCGCCGTCGTCCGGTCACAGGAGACGGCAGACCGCCGCCCGGCCGGCCGGCTTCCCGCAGACCGTTTTCCAGCAGAGCATCGAGCGAAGGACAACACATGA
- the hemC gene encoding hydroxymethylbilane synthase, producing MTVRIGTRASKLALTQTQQTADQLAAVGGFAVELVHVRTDGDVLTGPLSQMGGTGVFVAALRDALLRDACDVAVHSLKDLPTGPALGLSLAATPKRVDVRDVLCARDGLNLADLPAGATVGTGSPRRAAQLRAARPDLDIRDIRGNVDTRLGRVPGLPGNTTDAVVEGKSCDLDAVVLAAAGLQRIGRLDAVTEYLATDIMLPAAGQGSLALECRTADAPRKAGSTDGSQGVLAQALAALDDPDTRLAVTAERALLARLEAGCAAPVGAYAYRKGSMLHLEAVVCAVDGTASVRDRKATDGLTEVGATLLGIELAEVLLARGAADIADLAAS from the coding sequence GTGACCGTCCGGATCGGCACCCGCGCCAGCAAGCTCGCCCTCACCCAGACCCAGCAGACCGCGGACCAGCTGGCCGCCGTCGGCGGGTTCGCCGTCGAACTCGTGCATGTCCGCACGGACGGCGACGTCCTCACCGGCCCGCTGTCCCAAATGGGCGGCACCGGAGTGTTCGTCGCGGCCCTGCGCGATGCCCTGCTGCGGGACGCGTGTGACGTCGCCGTGCATTCACTCAAGGACCTGCCCACCGGGCCGGCCCTCGGCCTGAGCCTCGCGGCGACGCCGAAACGCGTCGACGTCCGCGACGTCCTCTGCGCCCGCGACGGCCTGAACCTCGCGGACCTGCCCGCCGGGGCCACCGTGGGCACCGGCTCACCGCGCCGTGCGGCGCAGCTGCGCGCGGCCCGGCCGGACCTGGACATCCGTGACATCCGCGGCAACGTCGACACCCGGCTCGGACGCGTCCCGGGGCTGCCGGGCAACACCACCGACGCCGTCGTCGAAGGCAAGTCGTGCGACCTCGACGCGGTGGTCCTGGCCGCCGCCGGCCTGCAGCGGATCGGCCGGCTCGACGCCGTGACCGAATACCTGGCAACGGACATCATGCTGCCCGCCGCCGGGCAGGGTTCCCTCGCCCTCGAATGCCGCACAGCCGACGCGCCCCGCAAGGCCGGCTCCACGGACGGCTCCCAGGGCGTCCTCGCCCAGGCCCTCGCCGCCCTCGACGACCCCGACACCCGGCTTGCCGTGACCGCCGAACGGGCGCTCCTGGCCCGCCTCGAGGCCGGCTGCGCCGCACCGGTGGGCGCGTACGCCTACCGCAAGGGCAGCATGCTGCACCTCGAAGCCGTGGTCTGCGCCGTCGACGGCACGGCCAGCGTCCGGGACAGGAAGGCCACCGACGGGCTGACCGAAGTGGGGGCAACCCTGCTGGGAATCGAACTCGCCGAGGTCCTGCTGGCCCGCGGTGCCGCCGATATCGCGGACCTGGCCGCGTCCTGA